One Cryptomeria japonica chromosome 9, Sugi_1.0, whole genome shotgun sequence genomic window carries:
- the LOC131054166 gene encoding uncharacterized protein LOC131054166, whose product MVTNKGDCTTNLQGFSQHTPITVNAKDGTEASKSDEVTNLKRLNEHLLTTITNDRKEIDGLKNKLRLCDDANNKLLETVTSDKNKWISCEKDMKGTISELEYKLKEARNLSENHEMLFSQLGREKSLLENRLKESSDVIQELQGLKSELDQTKQLSENLGKLCAQLGKEKNELETNLKKSNDVIKELQNKVTEDRSLWDASKTKLEGTIVEVENKLDSVVQERNVLSQKHKDLCGSYRNEKKGWKKCNGGANMKLKAKMTENQGLWDSYRVNLEGKVAELQNEMTNSKSLNERLLTTITNDRKEIDGLKNKLIMCDDANNKLLETITSDKNMWISYEKKMKSTISELGQGKNELENDLKKSNDVIRELQDKMTEDRSLWDASKTKLEATIVEVQTKLDTVVKERNELSQKHEDLYTSYRNDKNELKKCNDGAMKLRAKMAEDKGLWDSCRANLKGKVAQLQNEILDERKSSQKHQELLTKLRQEKIEMENKFIKINDTTKKLNAKITEDKLLWDSCQEKLEKQVSELQNELNEARVFSQGREELCSELRRAKTDLEEKVLQLEGDLNEARILIKKHEELRSELMKEKNEMQNKVTECNDETEELKAKLAERGFLWDSSETELEATVAGLQNELKETRLLSLKHEEACIQLRHEKTKLEDELKDLDDTNEELHAKMTENGWLWDTCKANLEGTAIKLQKKLNETKILAHNNQVLYNEISREKREMETNFHQSINEAKQLKDKIAEEGHLWDISKREFEVTFAKLQNELNEARMLSQKHEDSWSQSEQEKTELENNFNQSINEIQQLKEKLAEDRHKWDSYKREFEITIAKLQNELNEARMLSQKHEDLWSQSEQEKNDLEKTLIGLQNEVDETKILTVKDQELCKVLREENNRIGNKLKQCNDSIGKLNTKIKEDQLLWVCNKEDLESRVAVVQYEKETLIQEYKALWAHLRDEKYELEEKLKECNDRNKELHAQMREDCRLWEACKAKFENSAARLQNNFNKSINEIKQLKEKLAEDKHMWNTSKGEFEVTIAKLQNELNEARMLSHKHEDLCSQSEHEKYELEKSFIRLQNKLDETNILREKDQELCNVLREENNWLGNKLKDCNDRIAELNKKIEEDERLWVTNKSDLERKVAGLQSEKGVLSKEYKLLWAHLTDEKDELENKLRECKDTNMELHAQMREDCRLWEACKAQLGDYNDILSSMEDETRSLISLSESNANTVEALQTQVRMITHEHTHLSMKYEELTNENESQKLKLENYNHRFDSVKNERNSLRSTSESREEALLQENGSLKQQVHELQSKLETSDKVMEDPVIENRTVKREALQLYQENQQLQKDISSKKSLIQTKDGNITELNAKKIKLKNAVEVLEEIGRKNTQVLKEYGGIREEQVTRKESEEKRKEGSGRVSHRNQTAFIGNLMSCIHLDIEKSDIKYEILKIMLQNQLK is encoded by the exons ATGGTAACTAATAAAGGCGATTGTACAACAAATTTGCAGGGTTTTAGCCAACACACACCGATAACAGTAAATGCAAAAGATGGCACAGAAGCGAGCAAAAGTGATGAGGTGACAAATTTGAAAAGACTGAATGAACATTTACTGACTACAATTACCAATGATAGAAAAGAAATAGACGGGTTGAAAAACAAATTGAGATTGTGTGATGATGCCAATAACAAATTGCTTGAAACAGTGACGTCAGATAAAAACAAGTGGATTTCTTGTGAAAAGGATATGAAAGGTACAATTTCAGAGTTAGAATATAAGCTCAAAGAAGCCAGAAATTTGAGTGAGAATCATGAAATGTTGTTCAGTCAATTGGGACGAGAAAAAAGTCTGTTGGAAAATAGGTTGAAAGAAAGTAGTGATGTAATTCAGGAATTACAAGGGCTTAAAAGTGAGCTTGATCAAACAAAACAATTGAGTGAGAATCTTGGAAAATTGTGTGCTCAATTAGGGAAGGAAAAAAATGAGCTGGAAACTAATTTGAAAAAATCCAATGATGTGATTAAGGAATTACAAAATAAAGTGACCGAGGATAGGAGCTTGTGGGATGCTTCCAAAACAAAATTGGAAGGAACAATTGTGGAGGTAGAAAATAAGCTTGATTCTGTAGTGCAGGAAAGAAATGTATTGAGTCAGAAACATAAGGACTTATGCGGTAGCTACAGAAATGAAAAAAAAGGGTGGAAAAAATGCAATGGTGGTGCTAATATGAAATTAAAAGCAAAGATGACTGAGAATCAGGGATTGTGGGATTCATATAGGGTGAATTTGGAAGGAAAAGTCGCGGAGCTGCAGAATGAGATGACAAATTCGAAAAGCCTGAATGAACGTTTACTGACTACAATCACCAATGATAGAAAAGAAATAGATGGGTTGAAAAACAAATTGATAATGTGTGATGATGCCAATAACAAATTGCTTGAAACAATCACTTCAGATAAAAACATGTGGATTTCTTATGAGAAAAAGATGAAAAGTACAATTTCAGAGTTAGGGCAGGGAAAAAACGAGCTGGAAAATGATTTGAAAAAATCCAATGATGTGATTAGGGAGTTACAAGATAAAATGACTGAAGATAGGAGCTTGTGGGATGCTTCCAAGACAAAACTGGAAGCGACAATTGTGGAGGTACAAACTAAGCTTGACACTGTAGTGAAGGAAAGAAATGAATTGAGCCAGAAACATGAGGACTTGTACACTAGCTACAGAAATgacaaaaatgaattgaaaaaatGCAATGATGGTGCTATGAAATTAAGAGCAAAGATGGCTGAGGATAAGGGATTGTGGGATTCATGTAGGGCGAATTTGAAAGGAAAAGTTGCACAGCTGCAAAATGAGATCCTTGACGAAAGAAAATCTAGCCAGAAACACCAAGAATTGTTGACTAAATTGAGGCAAGAAAAAATTGAGATGGAAAATAAGTTCATAAAAATCAATGATACTACTAAGAAATTGAATGCAAAGATTACTGAAGATAAGCTGTTGTGGGATTCTTGTCAGGAGAAGTTGGAAAAACAGGTTTCAGAGCTACAAAATGAGCTTAATGAAGCAAGGGTATTCAGCCAAGGACGTGAAGAACTGTGCAGTGAGCTGAGACGAGCAAAAACTGATTTGGAAGAAAAAGTTTTACAGCTCGAAGGTGATCTTAATGAAGCAAGAATTTTGATTAAGAAACATGAAGAATTGCGCTCTGAATTAATGAAAGAAAAGAACGAAATGCAAAATAAGGTAACAGAATGCAATGATGAGACTGAAGAATTGAAGGCAAAATTGGCTGAACGTGGGTTCTTGTGGGATTCTTCTGAGACAGAGTTGGAAGCCACTGTTGCAGGGCTGCAAAATGAGCTCAAAGAAACAAGATTGTTGAGCCTGAAACATGAAGAAGCATGCATTCAACTAAGGCATGAGAAAACAAAATTGGAAGACGAGTTGAAAGACTTGGATGATACGAATGAGGAATTACATGCCAAAATGACTGAAAACGGTTGGCTTTGGGATACTTGTAAGGCGAATTTAGAAGGTACAGCAATAAAGCTGCAGAAAAAGCTTAATGAAACAAAGATTCTGGCCCACAATAATCAAGTCTTATACAATGAAATAAGTAGAGAAAAAAGAGAGATGGAAACTAATTTTCATCAATCCATCAATGAAGCTAAACAATTAAAGGATAAAATAGCTGAAGAAGGGCACTTGTGGGATATATCTAAGCGAGAATTTGAAGTTACATTTGCAAAACTGCAAAATGAGCTTAATGAAGCGAGAATGTTAAGCCAGAAGCATGAAGATTCGTGGTCTCAGTCAGAACAGGAAAAAACTGAGTTGGAAAATAATTTTAATCAATCTATTAATGAAATTCAGCAATTAAAGGAAAAATTGGCTGAAGATAGGCACAAGTGGGATAGTTATAAGAGAGAATTTGAAATTACAATTGCAAAACTGCAAAATGAGCTCAACGAAGCGAGGATGCTAAGCCAGAAGCATGAAGATTTGTGGTCTCAATCAGaacaagaaaaaaatgatttgGAAAAGACTCTTATAGGGCTACAAAATGAAGTTGATGAAACAAAGATTTTGACAGTGAAAGACCAAGAGCTGTGTAAGGTGCTCAGAGAAGAAAACAATCGGATAGGAAATAAGTTGAAACAATGCAATGACAGTATTGggaaattaaatacaaaaattaaagaAGACCAGCTATTGTGGGTTTGTAATAAGGAGGATTTGGAAAGCAGAGTTGCAGTTGTGCAGTATGAGAAAGAGACATTGATCCAGGAATATAAAGCTCTGTGGGCCCATTTAAGAGATGAAAAATATGAGTTGGAAGAAAAACTGAAAGAATGCAACGATAGGAATAAGGAATTGCATGCACAGATGAGAGAAGATTGCCGCTTGTGGGAAGCTTGTAAGGCAAAATTTGAAAACTCTGCTGCAAGGCtacaaaataattttaataaatccATTAATGAAATTAAACAATTAAAGGAAAAATTGGCTGAAGATAAGCACATGTGGAATACTTCTAAGGGAGAATTTGAAGTTACAATTGCAAAACTGCAAAATGAGCTTAATGAAGCGAGAATGTTAAGCCATAAGCATGAGGATTTGTGCTCCCAATCAGAACATGAAAAATATGAGTTGGAAAAGTCTTTTATACGGCTACAAAATAAGCTTGATGAAACAAACATTTTGAGAGAGAAAGACCAAGAATTGTGTAATGTGCTAAGAGAAGAGAATAATTGGTTAGGAAATAAGTTGAAAGACTGCAATGATAGGATTGcggaattaaataaaaaaattgaagaagacGAGAGGTTGTGGGTTACTAATAAGTCTGATTTGGAAAGAAAAGTTGCAGGTCTGCAGTCTGAGAAAGGGGTATTGAGCAAGGAATATAAACTTCTGTGGGCCCATTTAACAGATGAAAAAGATGAGTTGGAAAACAAACTGAGAGAATGCAAAGATACGAATATGGAATTGCATGCACAGATGAGAGAAGATTGCCGCTTGTGGGAAGCTTGTAAG GCACAGCTGGGAGATTATAATGATATACTAAGCTCTATGGAAGATGAAACAAGGAGTCTAATCTCTCTCTCAGAGAGCAATGCAAACACAGTGGAGGCCTTGCAAACTCAAGTGCGAATGATCACCCATGAACATACACATTTGAGCATGAAATATGAAGaacttacaaatgaaaatgaatctCAGAAATTGAAATTGGAAAATTATAATCATAGGTTTGATTCAGTGAAAAATGAGAGGAACTCACTTAGATCTACGTCAGAAAGTAGGGAGGAGGCTTTGCTCCAAGAAAATGGTTCATTGAAACAACAAGTCCATGAGCTTCAAAGCAAGTTGG AAACCAGTGATAAAGTGATGGAAGATCCGGTTATAGAGAACAGAACAGTGAAACGAGAAGCCCTTCAACTTTATCAAGAAAACCAACAATTACAAAAGGACATATCTAGTAAAAAGTCATTAATTCAAACAAAAGATGGAAATATTACAGAATTGAATGCAAAAAAGATTAAACTTAAGAATGCTGTCGAAGTGTTGGAAGAGATTGGAAGAAAAAATACCCAAGTactgaaagaatatggaggtatAAGGGAAGAGCAAGTGACGAGAAAGGAAAGTGAGGAGAAAAGGAAGGAGGGCAGTGGGAGGGTTTCACATCGAAACCAAACAGCCTTTATTGGTAATTTGATGTCTTGCATTCATCTAGATATTGAGAAGTCTGAC ataaaatatgaaatattgaagataatgttacaaaatcaattgaaa